Proteins from a genomic interval of Zingiber officinale cultivar Zhangliang chromosome 2A, Zo_v1.1, whole genome shotgun sequence:
- the LOC122044120 gene encoding uncharacterized protein LOC122044120 — MAASQPFHVRSISLPSRDHPSILKTEEELRKLRSFMAQSSLTSLMIVDGLKGLGGLYECIDELLHSPSSNQHFSSQQQKKWMEVELADSIKLLELIGALRDHVQQIKDQIRDHEIALRRRGAMTKSKIQTHILSDKKLLKNIQNCFRSLKHMDEKDAFSCTGNEQFGPCKASNILKEVRLFTISLLQFVFNFLSLPRPKTKTSR; from the coding sequence ATGGCAGCAAGTCAGCCTTTCCATGTTCGATCCATCAGTCTACCATCTAGAGATCACCCCTCCATTCTCAAAACTGAGGAAGAACTGAGAAAGCTCAGGTCTTTTATGGCTCAATCCTCTTTAACATCACTTATGATAGTGGATGGGCTGAAGGGGCTTGGAGGTTTGTATGAGTGCATCGATGAGCTTCTTCACTCGCCTAGCAGCAACCAGCACTTCTCCAGTCAACAACAGAAGAAATGGATGGAAGTAGAGTTGGCTGACTCTATCAAGCTGTTGGAATTGATTGGTGCCCTGAGAGATCACGTGCAACAAATAAAAGACCAAATTAGAGACCATGAAATTGCCCTTCGAAGACGAGGTGCAATGACCAAAAGCAAGATACAGACTCACATCCTTTCTGATAAAAAGTTGCTGAAGAATATTCAGAATTGCTTCAGATCACTGAAGCATATGGATGAAAAAGATGCCTTCAGCTGCACAGGAAATGAGCAATTCGGTCCCTGTAAGGCGAGCAATATTCTGAAGGAAGTGAGATTGTTCACTATTTCTCTTCTTCAGTTCGTCTTCAACTTTTTGTCCCTGCCAAGGCCTAAAACCAAAACCAGCAGATGA
- the LOC122044121 gene encoding uncharacterized protein LOC122044121, with protein MAASQPFHARSISLPSRDHPSILKTEEELRKLRSFMAQSSLTSLMIVDGLKGLGGLYECINELLHSPSSNQHFSSQQQKKWMEVELADSIKLLELIGALRDHVQQIKDQIRDHEIALRRRGAVTKSKIQTHILSDKKLLKNIQNCFRSLKHMDEKDAFSCTGGEQFGPCKASKILKEVRLFAISLLQFVFNFLSLPRPKTKTSRWSLISKALQNRKVTCEGEHEDVKDEATTRYQLQMSENSIRHLEEGLDSLYRSIIQNRVAFLNFFSL; from the coding sequence ATGGCAGCAAGTCAGCCTTTCCATGCTCGATCCATCAGTCTACCATCTAGAGATCACCCCTCCATTCTCAAAACTGAGGAAGAACTGAGAAAGCTCAGGTCTTTTATGGCTCAATCCTCTTTAACATCACTTATGATAGTGGATGGGCTGAAGGGGCTTGGGGGTTTGTATGAGTGCATCAATGAGCTTCTTCACTCGCCTAGCAGCAACCAGCACTTCTCCAGTCAACAACAGAAGAAATGGATGGAAGTAGAGTTGGCTGACTCTATCAAGCTGTTGGAATTGATTGGTGCCCTGAGAGATCACGTGCAACAAATAAAAGACCAAATTAGAGACCATGAAATTGCCCTTCGAAGACGAGGGGCAGTGACCAAAAGCAAGATACAGACTCACATCCTTTCTGATAAAAAGTTGCTGAAGAATATTCAGAATTGCTTCAGATCACTGAAGCATATGGATGAAAAAGATGCCTTCAGCTGCACAGGAGGTGAGCAATTCGGTCCCTGTAAGGCGAGCAAAATTCTGAAGGAAGTGAGATTGTTCGCTATTTCTCTTCTTCAGTTCGTCTTCAACTTTTTGTCCCTGCCAAGGCCAAAAACCAAAACCAGCAGATGGTCTCTTATCTCAAAGGCATTGCAGAACAGGAAAGTAACATGTGAGGGTGAGCATGAGGATGTTAAAGATGAAGCGACGACACGTTACCAATTGCAAATGTCTGAAAACAGCATCAGACATTTGGAAGAAGGATTAGATTCCTTGTATAGAAGCATAATCCAAAACAGAGTTGCTTTTCTTAACTTCTTCAGTTTGTAA
- the LOC122044122 gene encoding uncharacterized protein LOC122044122, whose product MAASQPFHVRSISLPSRDHPSMLKMEEDLRKLRSFMAQSSLTSLMIVDGLKGLGGLYECIDEVLHLPSSNQHFSSQQQKEWMEVELDGSIRLLELLGTLKDCMQEIKCQIRDQEMALRRQGEAVVKHELHTHILSDKKLRKNIQNCSRSLKHMNGKDALSCTEDKEFDSGKMIESLKEARVLAIHLLQSVSDFLSMPRPKRKASRWPLISKALHKRKVTCKGEHEDAETNDECVPKIKYQLQTFQNSINRLEEGLDFLYRRIIRNRVAVLNFFSL is encoded by the coding sequence ATGGCTGCAAGTCAGCCTTTCCATGTTCGATCCATCAGTCTACCATCTAGAGATCACCCCTCCATGCTCAAAATGGAGGAAGACCTGAGAAAGCTCAGGTCTTTTATGGCTCAATCCTCTTTAACATCACTTATGATAGTGGATGGGCTGAAGGGGCTTGGAGGTTTGTATGAGTGCATTGACGAGGTTCTTCACTTGCCTAGCAGCAACCAGCACTTCTCCAGTCAACAACAGAAGGAATGGATGGAAGTAGAGTTGGATGGCTCTATCAGGCTGTTGGAATTGCTTGGAACCCTGAAAGATTGCATGCAAGAAATAAAATGCCAAATTAGGGACCAGGAGATGGCCCTTAGAAGACAAGGAGAAGCAGTGGTGAAGCATGAGTTACACACTCACATCCTTTCTGATAAGAAATTGAGGAAGAATATTCAAAATTGCTCCAGATCACTGAAGCATATGAATGGCAAAGATGCCTTGAGCTGCACTGAAGATAAAGAATTTGATTCCGGGAAGATGATCGAAAGTTTGAAGGAAGCAAGGGTTCTTGCCATTCATCTTCTTCAGTCTGTCTCTGATTTCTTGTCCATGCCAAGGCCAAAGAGAAAAGCAAGCAGATGGCCTCTTATCTCAAAAGCATTGCACAAGAGGAAAGTAACATGCAAGGGTGAGCATGAGGATGCCGAAACTAATGATGAGTGTGTCCCGAAGATCAAATACCAATTGCAGACGTTTCAGAACAGCATCAACCGTCTAGAAGAAGGATTAGATTTCTTGTATAGAAGAATAATCCGAAATAGAGTAGCTGTTCTTAACTTCTTCAGTTTGTAA
- the LOC122044123 gene encoding uncharacterized protein LOC122044123 produces MEVELDGSLWLLDLLAALRDSIQQIKEHIRGHEMALRRRGEEVTKIDMHTNILPDKKLWKNIQSCFRALNHIDDKDTFSFSYIGDEEFDSLKVFKILKEARELTVSLLQSVFNFSSMPRPKTKVSRWSLISNALHKRKVACKDDSEDVEANDGGVPKIQLKLQMFQNNIEHIEEGLYFLYRRIIRNRVAVLNFFSL; encoded by the coding sequence ATGGAAGTAGAGTTGGATGGTTCTCTCTGGCTATTAGACTTGCTTGCCGCCCTGAGAGATAGCATCCAACAAATAAAAGAGCATATTAGGGGCCACGAAATGGCCCTTAGAAGACGAGGAGAAGAAGTGACTAAGATAGACATGCACACTAACATCCTTCCTGACAAAAAGTTGTGGAAGAATATTCAAAGTTGCTTTAGAGCACTGAACCATATTGATGATAAAGATACCTTCAGCTTCAGCTACATCGGAGATGAGGAATTTGATTCTTTGAAGGTGTTCAAAATTTTGAAGGAAGCGAGAGAGCTCACCGTTTCTCTTCTTCAGTCAGTCTTTAACTTCTCATCCATGCCGAGGCCAAAGACAAAAGTCAGCAGATGGTCACTTATTTCAAACGCATTGCACAAGAGGAAAGTAGCATGCAAGGATGATAGCGAAGATGTTGAAGCTAATGATGGAGGTGTGCCGAAGATTCAATTAAAATTGCAGATGTTTCAGAACAACATTGAACATATTGAAGAAGGATTATATTTCTTGTATAGAAGAATAATCCGAAACAGAGTTGCAGTTCTTAACTTCTTCAGTTTGTAA
- the LOC122044125 gene encoding uncharacterized protein LOC122044125 — MAASQPFHVRSISLPSRDHPSMLKTEEELKKFRSFLAQSSLTSHTIVDGLKGLGGLYECIDEVLHLPSSNQHFSSQQQKEWMEVELDGSIRLLELLGTLKDCTQEIKCQIRDQEMALRRQGEAVAKHEIHTHILSDKKLRKNIQNYFRSLKHMNGKDALSCTEDKEYDSGKVIKSLKEARVLAIHLLQSVSDFLSMPRPKRNASRWPLISKALHKRKVTCKGEHEDAETNDECVPKIKDQLQTFQNSINHLEEGLDFLYRRLIRNRVAVLNFFSL, encoded by the coding sequence ATGGCTGCAAGTCAGCCTTTCCATGTACGATCCATCAGTCTACCATCTAGAGATCACCCCTCCATGCTCAAAACGGAGGAAGAACTGAAAAAGTTCAGGTCTTTTTTGGCTCAATCCTCTTTAACATCACATACAATAGTGGATGGGCTGAAGGGGCTTGGAGGTTTGTATGAGTGTATTGACGAGGTTCTTCACTTGCCTAGCAGCAACCAGCACTTCTCCAGTCAACAACAGAAGGAATGGATGGAAGTAGAGTTGGATGGCTCTATCAGGCTGCTGGAATTGCTTGGAACCCTGAAAGATTGCACGCAAGAAATAAAATGCCAAATTAGGGACCAGGAGATGGCCCTTAGAAGACAAGGAGAAGCAGTGGCGAAGCATGAGATACACACTCACATCCTTTCTGATAAGAAATTGAGGAAGAATATTCAAAATTACTTCAGATCACTGAAGCATATGAATGGCAAAGACGCCTTGAGTTGCACTGAAGATAAGGAATATGATTCCGGGAAGGTGATCAAGAGTTTGAAGGAAGCAAGGGTTCTTGCCATTCATCTTCTTCAGTCTGTCTCTGATTTCTTGTCCATGCCAAGGCCAAAGAGAAACGCAAGCAGATGGCCTCTTATCTCAAAGGCATTGCACAAGAGGAAAGTAACATGCAAGGGTGAGCATGAGGATGCCGAAACTAATGATGAGTGTGTCCCGAAGATCAAAGACCAATTGCAGACGTTTCAGAACAGCATTAACCATCTAGAAGAAGGATTAGATTTCTTGTATAGAAGACTAATCCGAAATAGAGTAGCTGTTCTTAACTTCTTCAGTTTGTAA
- the LOC122044126 gene encoding uncharacterized protein LOC122044126, with translation MALRRQGEEVTKIDMHTNILPDKKLRKNIQSCFRALNHMDDKAALSYIGDEEFDSLKVFKILKEARELTVSLLQSIFNFSSMPRPKTKANRWSLISNALHKRKIACKDESEDVEANDGGVPKIQFQLQMFQNSIEHSEEGLDFLYRRIIRNRVAVLNFFSL, from the coding sequence ATGGCCCTTAGAAGACAAGGAGAAGAAGTGACTAAGATAGACATGCACACTAACATCCTTCCTGATAAAAAGTTGCGGAAGAATATTCAAAGTTGCTTTAGAGCACTGAACCATATGGATGATAAAGCTGCTTTGAGCTACATTGGAGATGAGGAATTTGATTCTTTGAAGGTGTTCAAAATTTTGAAGGAAGCAAGAGAGCTCACCGTTTCTCTTCTTCAGTCCATCTTTAACTTCTCATCCATGCCGAGGCCAAAGACAAAAGCCAACAGATGGTCTCTTATTTCAAATGCATTGCATAAGAGGAAAATAGCATGCAAGGATGAGAGTGAGGATGTTGAAGCTAATGATGGAGGTGTGCCGAAGATTCAATTCCAATTGCAGATGTTTCAGAACAGCATTGAACATAGTGAAGAAGGATTAGATTTCTTGTATAGAAGAATAATCCGAAACAGAGTTGCAGTTCTTAACTTCTTCAGTTTGTAA